CAGCCCGCTCTCCTCCGCCTCCGCCGCGCCCCTCACCGCCATCTGCTCCAGCTGCTTGCTCGTCTCCGCGTTCTGGCTGATGGACGCGCTCAGCTGCTCCAGGCTCGTCGTCGTCTCCTCCACGGAGGCCGCCTGGGTGCTCGTCCCCTGGGACAGTGCCTGTGCCGCCGCCGCCACCTGCCCCGAGGCTCCCGACAACGAGCCCACCGCGCCTCGCACCTCGCCCAGCACGCCCCCGAAGCGCTGCACCATCTCGCGCATGCCGGCCATCATCTGCGCCGTCTCGTCCCGGCCCTTCACCTCGACGCTCGTGGACAGGTCTCCCGACGCCAACCGCACCGTGAGCCCCACCGCCTCGCTCAGCGGCCGGGTGATGCTGCGCGCCAACCACCACGCCAGCAGCACCGCCAGCAGCGGTCCCACGATGCCGCCCCCCACCAACATCCGCTTGATGGAGGCCACCTGTGCGTCGGAGACCTCGGTGACACGCTGGTTGAGCTCCACCTCATCCTGGATGATGGCCATGGCCATGCTCTGCATGAGCTCCTGGCTCTTCCTCCCCTTGCCGCTCTTCACGTAGTCGACGAGGTGCTCCATCGGAACGCGCCCGGCCTCCACGTCCTGGCGCAGCTTCACCTGGTGCTCGAGGTGCGGGAGGAACTGCTCCTGGTACTGCGCCATGAGCTGCGGCAGCAGTTGTGGCGCCCGGGGGCTGTTGACCGTCAGTTTCTCCACCCGGGCGTGGTTCTCGAGGACCGCGGCCTTCCGCTGGGGCAGCGAATCGAGCAGGGCTTCGTTGCCCGTGAGCGCGAACGCCATCACCTGGTTCTCCATCTGCACCAACTGGAGCCCCGTGGTGAGCGAGGCGATCTGCACATCGC
The sequence above is drawn from the Archangium gephyra genome and encodes:
- a CDS encoding methyl-accepting chemotaxis protein — translated: MLQNLTISRKLQFGFGVLVALLAATIWGAYAFFLLLVNNQDYYRSRDVQIASLTTGLQLVQMENQVMAFALTGNEALLDSLPQRKAAVLENHARVEKLTVNSPRAPQLLPQLMAQYQEQFLPHLEHQVKLRQDVEAGRVPMEHLVDYVKSGKGRKSQELMQSMAMAIIQDEVELNQRVTEVSDAQVASIKRMLVGGGIVGPLLAVLLAWWLARSITRPLSEAVGLTVRLASGDLSTSVEVKGRDETAQMMAGMREMVQRFGGVLGEVRGAVGSLSGASGQVAAAAQALSQGTSTQAASVEETTTSLEQLSASISQNAETSKQLEQMAVRGAAEAEESGLAVNETVEAMAAIAERISIVEEIAYQTNLLALNAAVEAARAGEHGRGFAVVAAEVRKLAERSQKAAKEIGSLAGSSVKVAERSGKLLKELVPSIRKTAELVQQVAAVSREQASGVVQMNRAMVQVDQVTQRNASAAEELSSTAEELAAQAESLQQMMTFFRVAEEVRGMHGPVQPVRSLRPAPVHLPPVASPAQGLKAVAQVLPAQMSPTSFPAVHERAAPGSDHDFKRF